ATGTCTGACCTGAATGCATTCACACTGAACAGTGCGATGAGCATGGTTGCTGGTACTGCCCGCAGCATGGGATTGACTGTAGAAGGTAAAGCCCCTTGGGAAAACAATTAATTATTCACCTTATAAACTGTAAAAAATGTCACTGACTAAGAAAAGAAAAGTAGCAGCAGCCAAGGTGGATAAGAACAAAGCTTATTCCCTGAAGGAAGCTTCTGCACTCGTAAAAGAAATCAACTGTACCAAATTTGATAGCTCTGTTGACCTGCATATTCGTCTGGGTGTTGACCCTAAGAAAGCAGATCAGCAAGTACGTGGTACTGTATCATTGCCTCACGGTACTGGTAAGACCAAGAAAGTATTGGTACTCTGTACTCCTGATAAAGAAGCAGACGCGAAAGCAGCAGGTGCTGACTTCGTAGGTCTGGATGAGTTCATCACAAAGATCGAAGGTGGTTGGACAGATATCGATGTGATCATCGCTACTCCAGCTGTAATGCCGAAGATCGGTAAGTTGGGTAAAGTATTAGGTCCTCGTAACCTGATGCCAAACCCTAAGACAGGTACTGTTACCAACGATGTAGCAGCAGCTGTGAATGAAGTAAAAGGTGGTAAGATCGCGTTCAAGGTAGATAAAGCGGGTATCGTTCACGCTTCTATCGGTCGCGTATCATTCGCTCCTGAGAAGATCGCAGAGAACAGTGCTGAACTGATCAATGCAATCATCAAGCTGAAGCCATCTTCTGCTAAAGGCACTTACCTGAAAGGTATTAGCATGGCCAGCACCATGAGCCCTGGTATCTCTTTAGACACCAAATCATTAATGAACTAATTCCTAGTGATCTCGACGTTGTCGGGAAATGACCTGGGTTTATAAAAAAGATCAGATATGACAAAAGATCAAAAAAATGAGGTGATTGAGCTCTTAAAAGAGAAATTCGCCCAATACAATAACTTCTACATCACTGATACAGAGTCTCTCACTGTAGAGCAAGTATCTAAATTACGCCGTACTTGCTTTAATAAGCAGGTTGAAATGAAAGTGGCTAAGAACACTTTGATCCGCAAGGCTCTGGAATCACTGGATGCTGAAAAGTATGCAGGTGTATACGATTCTCTGCACAATGTAACTGCATTGTTGTTCTCTGAGAATCCGAAAGAACCAGCTCTGATCATCAGTTCTTTCCGTAAAGAAAGCAATGGCGAAAAGCCAGTGTTAAAAGCAGCTTTCATCAACGGTGATATTTATGCTGGTGATAACAACCTGAAAGCACTGACTCAGATCAAGACGAAGAATGAATTGATCGGTGAAGTGATCGGATTGTTGCAATCTCCTGCTAAGCGCGTATTGGCTGCTTTATTGCACCACCACGAGAAGCAAGCAGAAACTTCAGCTAGCGCTGAATAATTAAACGTATTAACTGAGGGATTGAGTTTTCAATATCTCAACTTAATAAAATCAAATTTTTTTAAACCATCCGACGGATTCGCTTAGGCGGATATGAAGCCGGAAAAAATTGAAACAAAATGGCAGACGTAAAAGCATTAGCCGAAACACTAGTAGGCTTAACAGTAAAAGAAGTTCAGGAATTAGCTGATGTATTGAAAGCTGATTACGGTATTGAACCAGCTGCTGCTGCAGTTGTAGTTGCTGCTGGCGACGGCGGTGGAGCTGCTGCTGCTGAAGAGAAAACATCTTTCGATGTAGTTCTTGTTAACGGCGGTGCTAGCAAACTGAACGTAGTTAAGATCGTTAAGGAATTGACTGGTCTTGGACTGAAAGAAGCAAAAGACCTGGTTGACGGTGCACCAAAGCCTGTTAAAGAAGGTATCTCTAAAGCTGAAGCTGACGATATCGTTGCTAAGCTGAAAGAAGCTGGTGCTGAAGTTGAAGTGAAGTAATTCACCCGCTTTAGTGTTAACCACAAAATATAGCCGCTCTTTGGAGCGGCTTTTTTTATGCCTTTCAAATTATAGGACACACGCTGCGATCATATTGATCCATTGATGTTTTTATTTACGATGAGAGATTTTAAACGGGTATAATCGTTTAGTAGATAGACCCAGAGGTTGTTTACTTACCACTCTATTATTGAAAATGCTGTTAGCGATCATAAGATCTACTTAGTTTTTAATATCATCCACCGATACGCCTCTTTTTCTGGAAACATTTTCTTTGAGTTTATTGATGCGAAATATAATACCCACTTGGAAAAGCCTATAGGGCAAATGTTCAATAGAAGTATTTTTAAAAGTGCCGGGTACTGTCAGCATTGTTCTTTTATGATAATATTTTTCAGCAATATTATTTACGCCTAACACAAGCGATAACCTTTTCCCGAAAAAGGATTTATCTAAAAAGACACTGTACCATAGGAAATTGTTGGTGCTCCCTTGTGGAAGTATCGTAGGGAACATGAGTGAACTATTCAACGAAAGTCGGATCGTTGGTGAGGGGAAAAAAAATACATTCATTTGAATACGTCCTGTAAACCCCTCATTCAAGACAGTTTTCGTGCTTTTATTTTTCAGGTTGTAGTAATATCCATTTAAGACCAGATTGCCTGAAAATTTTCCTTTATCGTACGAAAGAAATGATGAAACAGAAAGCCGGTCCGCTTTTACTTGATTGTTATATGTATTGCTTGCTACGCCTGATAAAACATCAAAACTCATTTGCGGTGCTATTAAGTCTTTTTGTTTATCATATCCTGCCGAAAATGATATGTTATAAGTAGGTCTATTGATCGAGAATGTTATATCATAACTATTGGTGAATTCCGGCTGCAGATTGGGATTGCCAAAGGAAATATTCAATGAGTCATAGTTGTTGATGAATGGGTTTAAATATTTGATACCAGGTCTGCTGATTCTTTTCGAAAATGAAGTTCTCAGATACATCCCTTTTCCTAAGTTCCTTGCAAAACTTAACGAAGGAAATATATTTGAATACAACTGTTGTATACTAGTTTGATGATCAATGAAACGTCCCTGTAAATTTGTATGCTCAAGTCTGATGCCCGGTTGTATTGTGTTTTTTCTATTCAAGTTCAATCTATATACCAGGTACATACTGCTTACTTGTTGTTCATAAGTAAAGTAGTCGCTATTCCGGATATCTTTGATGTAAGGAGTATTGATATCACTGCGCAAAAAACTTTGGTAATCTGAAGTGGCATTTCTGAATATTACTTTAGCGCCAATATCCAATGATTGATAGGGAGTAAGGGGTATATTGTAATCAGTTTGCACAGTGAATTGTCTGTTCTTGGAATAATTGTTATTAAGGACAAATCGATTGTTTGCTCCTTTATTGATTTGATCACTTATGGCATCATCACGAAAATCACTCCATTGTAAGTTTGTATTGATGCTAAATTGTTGTCTTTTTGTTTTCTTGGATAATTTTATAAAATCTAACCCCGCATCTCCATACGGACTGCTGATATTTTTATTGGTTTTAAAGAATCCCTCGGTAAGTATCACATTGTTGTTGTCGTAGATGTGTACATTTTCAGCAACTTTAGGTCTGTTACTGTTTCCTCCTATACCTCCATAGCCGCTTATGTAGGTAACACTATCAATATCCAAGCTTAATTCCCATGAACCCCACTGTAACCCTTTGCTGGTAGCCCCAATGGAATGAATATTTCTCTTTGAGTAGGCGGCAGTTCGGTCTAGTGATTGGTAATAAGATTCAGACCATACTATCTCGTTGGATTCCGTATGTCCTCCAGAAAAGTTTAAACCGAATTTTCCGAATTTAAAACTACCAGACGGGACTACTGATATTTTCGAAACAGCCCCTGTTGAGAAGTGAACACCATTCGAAAATGAGTAGCCAGATATTTTTTTTGAAATGATATTAATAACAGCACTATATCCTTCCGCATCATATTTGGCAGAAGGATTGGTGATGACTTCGATTTTTTTGATGAGGTTGGCGGGGATGGCATTTAGTACTGCAGCCGGATTATTAGATAAAATACCTGTAGATCTACCATTCATTAATATTTTCGTTGGTTTACCATTTACAGAGATCTGTTCATTGCCAGTAATAGATACAAACGGAGTTTTTCTAAGTGCATCTATAGCCAGTGCTGTTTCTAAGGAAGGATCTCCGGAAACATTAAATGAAATGCCATCCGGATTAGTTTCAACTAAAAGTTTCTTTGTTTTTACAATGACCTCTTCCAAACTATGAATACTACTGATCAATGGTATCGTTGATATTTGGAGAATACTATCCCTCTCGGATGGAAAGTCAAGTTCCACCACTTTGGTGTGATAATTATTGTGTGACACTTCCAAATAAAGTGCAGCTCGGTTGAATACTGTTAAGTTGATTGTAAATGAACCGGTTTGATCACTAACTAAGCTACTGATTTGTTTTTTTAGCTTTTCGCCTGTGAAAATCCTGATGGTCGCAAAGGGTACAGAAGCGTTTGTGATACTATCTGTCAGTGTTGAATGAATCGTTATGTTTCTTTTTTGTGCCTGTACAGACATATGGCTAAGACTTATAAAAACTGCAAGTATGATGAGTTTGTGTCTGATTGTACAGAAGAACCATAAACCTGGATTGTAACTAAAAGAATTCGTTTTTAATGGAGACAAAGTGTAATCTCCGAATCGAAAATAGTTTCTCATAATTGATTGATTATACAAGTGAAATCTGTTGATCTCATCACTATGAGAAACTATTGGAAAAAAGGTTGGAAGATGAATCAGGTCAAGAGTAAGATGAGTTACTGTTTGATTTTATATTTGGACCTTACAAATTTATTTTCATTATCTTTTTTAAACCTTTAATAGGTTTTTATTGAAGAAAAAATAAAACTGAATAACTGACATTTTGTTTTGCATACATTGTAAAATGCTTTACCAAAGCATTTTACAATGTATGCTATGTTGCTACTTTTTTAAGCTTGTGTTCATCTGCTGCTCCCAAATCAGTTTGCCATTATTGTCAAAGTATTTAATACCGGTAAATGCTTGTTTATTCTGAAACCATTGTCCGTCTTTTTTTGACATGCCGATCATGAGCCTTCCATTTTCACCTCCAATGATCAATCCTTTGGTGCCATCCTCAAGGGCTACTATATGAACAGCTTCTCCGTCTTTATCATCTACACCCATCACTGATCTGGACTTTCCATCTTTAG
Above is a genomic segment from Sediminibacterium sp. KACHI17 containing:
- the rplA gene encoding 50S ribosomal protein L1 produces the protein MSLTKKRKVAAAKVDKNKAYSLKEASALVKEINCTKFDSSVDLHIRLGVDPKKADQQVRGTVSLPHGTGKTKKVLVLCTPDKEADAKAAGADFVGLDEFITKIEGGWTDIDVIIATPAVMPKIGKLGKVLGPRNLMPNPKTGTVTNDVAAAVNEVKGGKIAFKVDKAGIVHASIGRVSFAPEKIAENSAELINAIIKLKPSSAKGTYLKGISMASTMSPGISLDTKSLMN
- the rplJ gene encoding 50S ribosomal protein L10, which translates into the protein MTKDQKNEVIELLKEKFAQYNNFYITDTESLTVEQVSKLRRTCFNKQVEMKVAKNTLIRKALESLDAEKYAGVYDSLHNVTALLFSENPKEPALIISSFRKESNGEKPVLKAAFINGDIYAGDNNLKALTQIKTKNELIGEVIGLLQSPAKRVLAALLHHHEKQAETSASAE
- the rplL gene encoding 50S ribosomal protein L7/L12 — translated: MADVKALAETLVGLTVKEVQELADVLKADYGIEPAAAAVVVAAGDGGGAAAAEEKTSFDVVLVNGGASKLNVVKIVKELTGLGLKEAKDLVDGAPKPVKEGISKAEADDIVAKLKEAGAEVEVK
- a CDS encoding TonB-dependent receptor, with amino-acid sequence MSVQAQKRNITIHSTLTDSITNASVPFATIRIFTGEKLKKQISSLVSDQTGSFTINLTVFNRAALYLEVSHNNYHTKVVELDFPSERDSILQISTIPLISSIHSLEEVIVKTKKLLVETNPDGISFNVSGDPSLETALAIDALRKTPFVSITGNEQISVNGKPTKILMNGRSTGILSNNPAAVLNAIPANLIKKIEVITNPSAKYDAEGYSAVINIISKKISGYSFSNGVHFSTGAVSKISVVPSGSFKFGKFGLNFSGGHTESNEIVWSESYYQSLDRTAAYSKRNIHSIGATSKGLQWGSWELSLDIDSVTYISGYGGIGGNSNRPKVAENVHIYDNNNVILTEGFFKTNKNISSPYGDAGLDFIKLSKKTKRQQFSINTNLQWSDFRDDAISDQINKGANNRFVLNNNYSKNRQFTVQTDYNIPLTPYQSLDIGAKVIFRNATSDYQSFLRSDINTPYIKDIRNSDYFTYEQQVSSMYLVYRLNLNRKNTIQPGIRLEHTNLQGRFIDHQTSIQQLYSNIFPSLSFARNLGKGMYLRTSFSKRISRPGIKYLNPFINNYDSLNISFGNPNLQPEFTNSYDITFSINRPTYNISFSAGYDKQKDLIAPQMSFDVLSGVASNTYNNQVKADRLSVSSFLSYDKGKFSGNLVLNGYYYNLKNKSTKTVLNEGFTGRIQMNVFFFPSPTIRLSLNSSLMFPTILPQGSTNNFLWYSVFLDKSFFGKRLSLVLGVNNIAEKYYHKRTMLTVPGTFKNTSIEHLPYRLFQVGIIFRINKLKENVSRKRGVSVDDIKN